The nucleotide sequence CATCCGACGTGCCCGTCTCACGGCAGAGCACGCCAACGGCTCTTGCCTCATTGCCGTCCAGCGCGGTGATGTTGACGGTATCCGAGCCCAATAGGCGGGCAATGCGTGCCTGTGTGCGACCGTCGCGCCAAGCCTGGGCGATGACCCCGGCCGGGGCATGTAGCGCGCGATGATGCGCGACCGCGAGTTCGACCAGCGTTCGGACTCGTCGATCGTTTCGCTCGAAGGCGATGAGCGCACCCGTATCGAGTACTACAGGCCGAGCACGCTCCGCGCCCATGCTTCCTCCTCTTTCGTGGGCGGACCGTTTTCGGCCCGCATCTCGGCCAAGAGCGTCGTCAGATCTTCGCGCCGTGCCTTCTCCTCCATGGCCGAATCGACCCAGGCGCTGACGGACTTCGCTTTTCCACGCTTGACCTGGCGCTCGGCGCCCTTCAGAACCTCGCGCCGCACCGTGACGGAGACACGCGTTTTCTGCATACGAAAATCATACTCTCGCCGGACCTGAACGTCGTTCGGCGCATGCCTGCACCCCGTACACTGTTCTCATGACGGCCTCCGAGACCAGGCGCACGAGCAGACAGGCGCGCCGACGCTCGACAGATGCAGCCCGCCGCATCGCCGAGAACTTCAGGTTCCGCGCTGCCATGGACGAACTGCAAGGGCCACGCCCGCCCGTCAGGCGGTTGCGTGCCTGTGCCGGGCCGTTGCCGGACATTCGTGCCAAAGGCGCGGCGGTGTCGCCGATTCCTGAGAGCATCCCCTGATGGTTCACCAGACACTCGAACGGCTGACGGTGGCCACTCGCGGGCGCGGGTTCTACGAGATCACGCGCGACGTGCAGGCGCGCGTCGCGGACGCGGGCATACGCACGGGGCTCTGCACGCTCCATCTCCAGCACACCTCGGCGTCGCTCCTGATTCAGGAGAACGCCGATCCCGACGTCAGGCGCGACTTCGAGCGGTTCTTCGCGCGTCTGGTGCCTGACGGCGACGCGCTCTTCGTCCACACGGTCGAGGGCGGCGATGACATGCCGGCGCACATCAGGACCGCGCTCACGACGGTCAACCTGAGCGTGCCGGTAGCCGACGGGCGACTGTGTCTCGGCACGTGGCAGGACATCTACGTCTGGGAGCACCGGACCTCGCCGCACACACGATCGGTCGTCGTTCACCTCATCGGCGACGCGCGCTGAGCTCTGGTACCATTCGCCCATTCCGCACCGGAGGACGAACGATGGCGCCTTTCACCCGACGCGCATTCCTGAAGACCGGGCTTGCCGCTGGCACCCTGGCCGCGACCGGCTCGCTGTCGGTCAGCGCCCGGCGGCGGAGTGCGACGGACGCAGTCACGCTCGGTCGATCGGGCGTCACGGTCACGCGGCTGGCGTTCGGGACCGGCAGCTTCAGCGGACGCGTCCAGCGCGACCTCGGACAGGACGGCTTCACGCGACTGGTGCGCCATGCCTACGACAACGGCATCCGCTTCTTCGAGACGGCCGAGTCGTATGGCGAGATGCACCGCATGCTCGGCATCGCGTTGAAGGGCATCCCGCGCGACACCTACCAGATCATGTCGAAGGTGACCACGCGCGACGGCGTCGATCCGCAGCAGAAGTTCGACGAACTCCGTCGTCTCGCCAACACCGAGTACTTCGACATCATGCTGCTGCACTGGCAGCACACCGCGACGTGGCCGACAGATACCGCGCGCTGGCAGGACGCGATCCTCGACGTGCAGTCCCGGAAGATCGTGCTCGGCCATGGTGCGTCGGTGCACGGATTGCCCGCCTTGCGGCGAGTGCCAGGTAACGCGTGGCTCGACGTCGCGATGATTCGCGTGAACCACACCGGCAAGGCCATGGACGCCGAAGACTACGCGACGCAGGGCCTCGGCAACGTCCCCGAGGTCGTCTCGCACGTACACGCCGTCCGGAAGCAGGGGATGGGCGTCGTCGGCATGAAACTGGTGGGCGAAGGCGCTTTCGGTCGCGAAGACCGCCGCAAGGCCATGCGCTTCGCGTTCCGTGACGCCGGCGTCGATTGCGTCACCGTCGGCTACAAGAGCCCCGCCGAGATCGACGAAGCCATCGAGAACCTGAACCTCGCGCTTGCGTGAGACGACGTCGATGACTGGTCGCGTGCGAGGAGCGGCGGCGCCAGTCGCGCACGCGGGCCAGCGCGCTTTCGAGGCCGATCTCACACATCCCTTCCGACCTCACGCGTGCGCACGGAGACCGCGTGGGCAGCGACAGCGTCACCGCGGTGCGTGGTGGGTTGGCGACGTCTGAGTCCCGAGCGACGGATAGCCGCAGACGGCGTTCGATAGAACCAGATCTGTCCTCCTGTGGAGACCTGATTGGCGCCAATGTGTCCTCTCGAGAAGGACACATTGACGGACTCCCACCGGGCACGTGGCGTCGTCGCCGCAGCGGCAGCATCGATGACGTGCGCCTACTTCATCGTCAGCCGCGTACTGATCTCGCGCAGTTGGCGTCTGGCGTCGGCGTCGGTGGCCTGCGCGTGCGGCGGTGACACGACCTTGCCGAGGAAGTAGCTGCCGCTCGGCGCGTCGGTGGCGATGGCGGCCATCACGGCGTCGGCACCCTCGTCGATGGTGGTCCGTGGCGTCATGCCCACGGACGCGATCATGTTCGTGTCCATGCCCGTGGCAGGGTGGACCGCCTGCACGACGATGCCTTTGGACTTCAGCTCCTCCGCCAGATCGATGGTGAACATCACCTGGGCGAGTTTGCTCTGGCTGTACGCGCGATAGCCCGTGTAACCGCGTTCGATCATCACGTCTGTGAAGTCGATCGGCGCCGCGCTGCGCGACGAGACGTTGATGATGCGCGGCGCGCGGCCCTTCTCGAGGAGCGGCAGGAGTCGATGGGTGAGGATGTAGCCTGCGAGGTAGTTCACGGCGAACGTCAGCTCGTGTCCGTCGGCGCTGACCTGCCGCTCGTCGCGCAGGAAGATGCCGGCGTTGTTCACGAGCAGGTCGAGGCGCGAGTAGTCGCGGGTGATGGCGTCGGCCAGCGTGCGGACCTCGGCGAGCGACGCGAAGTCGGCGCGATAGAAGCGTGCCGACCCCTTGCCGGCTTTCTCGATCTCGGCGACGAGCGCCTGCCCGCGTTCGCCGTTGCGGCCGTGCACGATGACGTGCGCACCCTGTGCCGCAAGCCGGCGTGCCAGCTCACGGCCGAGTCCATCGGTCGAGCCCGTGACAAACGCAACGCGCGCGTCCGGTGCGGGAGCCGCCGCCGGCTGCGCGCCAGCGGACAGGCCGGTCATGGCGATCAGCGCGAGAGCCAGGCCCAGTCGATGCATGGCGGGATCATAGCGGCAACCGGCAACCGGCAACCGGCAACCGGCAACCGGCAACCGGCAACGGGCAACGGGCAACCGGCCAACGCGATGGGGCCCCGTGCGCCGGATTGAACGGCGACGCGATGCCGACGGGCCCAACCGGTTGCCGGTGTGCCGGTTGCCCGTTGCCGGATTGTCACTCCAGCGTGAAGGCGACCGAAACCGTCATCACGACTTCGATAGGGTTGCGGTTGAGGAGGGTGGGCGAGAAGCGCCACTGCCTGACGGCGCCGGGTGCGGCTGTCGCAAGCGCGGGATGGACGTCGGGCGAGGTGACGCGGCTCGCGATGACGGCACCATCGCGTGCGATCACCGCGTCGATGCTCACTGTGCCTTCGTAGCCCGCGTCGCGCGCGGCGTCGGGATAGACGGGCGACACGTCGTGCGTTCTCCGCGGCGGCTTGATGTGACCGCCCACTCGGACGCGAATCGGACCTGAGGCCGGCGCGACGGCTCCGGAGCCACGCTTCGCCTTCACGGCGAGCGTCTCCTTGATCGCGTCCACCTGCAGCGTGACGATGCGCGTCCAGTCAGCGAGCTGCGCAAACTGGATGGTCTGGCTGACGGGTACGAAGCCGGGCACGCTCGCGGCCAGCGCGTACCGGCCGTCATCCACGCCGGCGAAGAAGAAGCGCCCCTCCGCGTCGGTCGTGGCCTCGGCCGTGCGGCCGTCACCGCAGGTCTGTCGACGGTGCGAGCAGCGCCAGCGATCGTTCATCGTCGACCGTGGCGTCGTCATCAGGAAGAGCGTGCGTTGGCGTTCCGACCGAGGTTTTGGAGGGTTCGGCGTCGACTCGCGCTGGTGCGGCAGAGCTTCACGGCGGGCGGCATGCGCACGTCCACCGACGGCAATACGTAACCGATCGGTGCGATCACCGGCGCCGCGCAGAATGTCACGAGAAGCACGGGCGCCTCGTTGCCTTCGAGCTCCTCGGGCGTGAGCTTGCCCGCGCCGGCGCCGAGGAGCGCCGCCATGACCTTGGCGCGCGAGCCGTCGTAGAACGTGTCCATGAGATGCCGCAGTGCCGATCAGCCAACCACCACATGAGCGCCGACGTACGGACCGACGCCCGCCAGCGCCATCGTCATGGCCCGGATCCGCTGATCGCCTGCGTATCGGAACGAACGACGTAGAGGTTGAAGTGGCTGCGTTCGTCGTCGGCAGACACAGGTTGTCTCGAGAGGAAGGCGACCACCCGTCCGTCACCGCTGAGCACCGGCGCTTCGCTCGGGTTCAACCACGGCGGGTGGCCTGACGGCGGCGTGATGCGCGTGATGTGGCGCGTCGAGCGGTCCCAGATGAAGACGTCGGCCACGAGATTGATGTCATCGCACCGCGGCACCGAGCGCCCGCACGGGAGGTTCGACGCGGTGGACTGGAACGCGATGCGCGCGCCGTCCGCGCTCATCGAGGGCAGCAGGCTGTTGCCGTTGGCCGGGCGCCCCGCGGCCGTCGCGGTGACGAGCATGGGACGTCCGTTCGGCAGCGCCTGCACGTAGATCTGTGATGCGCGGCGACCGTCCGTGCCGGCCGTGCGGCGCGGATACGCGGCGAACGTGAGCCAGCGCCCGTCGGCAGACATCTCCGGCGTGAGCACTTCATCCATCGTGCGCGAGCCCGGCCCGATACCGTCGAGGCGGAGCGCCGCATTGCGCGTATGCGCATGCAGCCAGATCTCGTGATCGGCCGGCTGCGACCTTGCGAGCCGTCGCAGGTAGACGATCGTGGAACCATCGGCCGAGAGACCGGGACGTGTCGCGTGTACCGCGTCGCGGTGTTCGTTGTCGGGAACGCATGACACGCATTGCCGTGTGCCGGTATCGACCTCGACGCGTATCACCTCGACGCAGCCTGCATGGGCGCCGGCAGCTCCTGCAGCCATCTGATAGGCCACGATACGGCCGTCGGCGGAGATGCGCGGCGCATGGCTCTCGGTCGGCACGATCGACGCGACGCTGTCCCCGGAGAGCAGCGTGACGCGCCGGCTGCTCCGCTCGAACACGAACACGTGTGAGCGCTGGCCCCGATCGCCTTGCGCGAGATCCGGCGCGGCCGATGTGAACGCGACACGGGCGCCGTCGGCCGAGATGCTCGGCGTATGGCTCGGGCCGTTGCCGGCCCGGCCGTCGGGTGTTCGCGACACGAGGACGATCTCGGACGTTGCCAGATCGGCAAGATAGACGTCGCGCGTGCCGTTGCGATCCTCCGGTACCAGTGCCGCGAACGACTCGAACGCGATGACCAGACCGTTGGCCGCCATGCTGGCCGCGGCGTGTACTCGAGTGGCGTCACGTCGCTCCTGTACCGGCAGAACGCTGAACGACGGCAGTGCGGGCTTCGGCAGCACGACGGCGGCAAGCACTGCCGCCGTCATCCGCGGTGAACGGGCTCTCATGTCGTGCCCCGGGTACGGTTGGTCCAGCACTCGGACTCGACGATGCGGCCGGCGTGGATCGCGCGGTCGGTCTCGTACGCGTGTGACGTCGATGACCAGCGTACCGTCCGGTCGCCCGCGCCGAGGCGGTCGCGGAGACGCACGCCGTCGAGCACTTCGATGATGTGCTCGAGCTCGTGCCCGAGGCGTTCGTTCAGGCTGACGGACGCCGTGACCTCCATTGCCGCGTGCAGGCCGTCCGGCGTGGTGGTGAACCTCGTGTACGCATTGGCACCGGGGAGTAACGACCGATGCGCGACACGGACGGACACCGTCAGCCGCGGTGTGCGGGCGATCCGCACCAACTGTTGGCGCAGGAACGGCGAGCACCGTCGGACCCGCGCGAGCACGCGCCGTGCATCCGCGTCGAGCAGTTGCAGCCACCTGGTGTCGTCTTCGGCGTCGGCGCCGCTGGACTGCGCGACGCGCGCCATCCAGGCGGGTGTGCCGATGGCGTCGGCCGCGAACGTCGAGGTGGCGTGGGTGTTCGGTAGCGCAAGCATGGCGATGCCAAGCACCGCGCGGCGTACGGAGCGATGTCTGTGGATGGGAAGCACGTCCGCCTCCTGCTCACCGCGTGACGACGACTGCGGGGGCGTCGGCCGTCACCACGAGCGTGCTGGCCGTGCCAGTGGGGGTGGCGCCCGTTGTCGTGGACGTGTGGATGGCGTGCCTCTTTGTGCCGTGCATGTCGTGCTCCTGGATGACGTGTCGAGCCTGCGATGCGCGTGACGCAGAACGTCCGCTTCTCGCAGGTAGATCGCAAACCGAGCATGGAACACGACACGACGACCGGCGCCCGGCATGAAGCTGTCGTCGAGTCGGCGTGGAAATGCAGGCCCCGACACGTCCGGGCACCGGGCACGGGGCGACATTCCGGGAATCCTGTGTCCGCTGCCCGGTGCCCGGTTGTGCTCAGAACCGCAGGCGCAGCCCGAGCCTGATGACGCGGCCGGCGGCGAATCCCTCCACGTTACCGACGGTGTCGGCGCCGAGCACGCCCGTCGTGCCGTTGTCGTCGAGGCCGTTGAGCAGGTAGTCGGTGAGATCGACGAATCCGCCGGTGCCGAGACCCGGCACGAAGAACTGCGGATGGTTGAACGCGTTGTCGAGCATCGCCGTGAACTGCACCTGGACACCCGATGCGCGGACGATGTCCTTGTAGATCGCGAAGTTCGCGATCCACGTGCCCGGTCCCTTCAGGCTGCCCTTCTTCGCGTTGCCGAGCGTGCCGTCGGCAGGCAGGCGGTAGGCCGAGACGTCGAAGAAGCGCGCGCGCGTTCCGCCGGTGTTCGGATCGCCGGTGACGTCCGGACGCCACGACTCGCCGAACTGGCCCACGCCATCGAGCCCCACGCCGGTGTTGGCGGGGTAGAGCGGGTCGGTCCCCCACACATAGAACGGCGTCAGGTTGGGTCCGGAGCGCGCCTGCACGATCGACGAGAGCGTCCAGCCGCCGACGATCGCGTCGGCCCAGACCGGCATCGTCGAGCCGACGGGGCGCTCGCGGCCGATGGGGATGTCCCACGTGCTGTTGAACACCACGCGATGCTTCACGACGTTGGGGTCGGGGCCGCGATCCTTCTCGATGTCGTACGGGTCGTACTGGATCACGCCGATGGTGCTGTTGCCGCTGTCGGGAGCGTTGCTGTTCGAGCCGGAGAGCGTGTACGCGGCGTTGATCGCGAAGCCGCGTCGCCACCGCCGGTTCACCTCGATCTGCAGCGCGTTGAACTGCCCCTCGCCCGCGTTGGTGGTCATGTTGAGGTACGTGCCGTAGATCGGGTACGGCAGCCGGGCCTGCGCTTCTGGATCCTCGTAGATGTCGCCGAGCGGGACGCTGCTCGCCGGTACGCTGTTGGCTTCACGCGTCACCAGCAGCTTTCGCATCGTGGATCCCAGATAGCTGACGCGGAGGCCGAGATCGCCCGGCAGTTCACGCTCGAGTGTCAGGTTGTACTGATAGATGTCCGGGCTCTCGAGGTTGATGTCGAGACCCTGGTTGCCGAAGCCCTGCGATGTGCTGACGGTGCCCGTCGTGAAGCCGTTCTGCAGCGTGGCCCTGTTGCGCGTGATGGCGTAGCGGAAGGGGTTGCGCGACATGATGTCGCGCGCCCCCTGTGCGGCGCCGGTCGGATGGAAGATGCCGAAGCCGCCGCGTACCACGGTCCTGGCCTCGGGGCCAATGCGATAGGCGAAGCCGACGCGGGGGCTGAAGTTGTTCCTGTCGGTCTTCATCAGTCCGGGGCCGACGCCGACGTCGCTGGCCAGTTGTGTGCGTCCGAGCGCCACGGCGCCTGGCGGCAGCAGCGCCGCCACCTGCGCGTTCGGCACCACGTGATGCCCGCCGTCATCCAGGACGAAGTTGGCGAAGATGTCGTTGCGATCGACGAAGACGCCCACCACTTCGTAGCGCAGACCGAGGAAGAGCGTGAGCGCAGGCGAGACCTTGAAGTCGTCCTGGACGAACAGTGCCCAGTCGTTGGACACGGTGTCCATCGGCAGGTCGCCGCGCGTGTTGCGCTGCTCGCGCACCGTGTTGGGCAGGCCGAGGAGGAAGTCGGCGAACGCGTTGCCCGTGGCCCACCCCGTGAAGTTGTACTGGCCCTTGGACTCATTGGCCCCCGTGGAGTAGCCGTCGGTAGCGAAGTTGCGCGCGTAGTTGCCGCCGAACCGCAGCGAGTGACGGCCCTTCACCCATGTCGTGGTGTTGCTGATCGAGAAGGCCGACTGGTCGAGATCCCTGAACGTGTTCTGGCGCTGGTCGCGGATGTCCGACGGCCGGTTGGCGCCACCGAAGATGAACTGCGGGTAGCCAGGCACGCCCTGTGCCAGTGCCGGCACCTCGACGCCCACCGACGCGCCGACCTGTCCCGCGATGTACTGGCTGCGTCGATCGCGGACGTCGGCGCTGTACCCCATGCGGAACTCGTTGACGATCGTGTTGGTGAACGTGCGCGTCCATCCCGTCGCGACGGTCATCGCCCGCGACGAGCGCTCCAGGATGCCGAGGTTCGTGAGCCCTCCACCGCCGTTGCCGCCCGTGTTCTCGAACGTGAACGCATCGGGGTCGCGCCGTTGCCAGCTCACGCGGCCGAAGAGCGAGTCGTTGGACGTCAATTCGTGATCGATGCGCAGGTCGGCCCTGTCGCGCGTGCGCTCGAGCGGCAGGATCTGCCTGTACGTGCCGTAGCCGTTGGCCAGTCCCGCCTGGTTCGGATCCGGGAAGAACATCGCCACGATCTTCTGTGCCGCCGGATCGAGACGGCCGGCGGGGATCCGATTGCCCGGGAAGGGAAGTCCCGTCGTCGGATCCCTGATGACGAAGCTGGAACCCGAGAAGTCGCCGGCGCGCATCGCCTGCGTCGGCACGATCGCCTGCGCCCCGCCGCCGAGTGCCTTGAGCCTGCCGCCTTCGTAGTTGCCGAAGAAGAAGGTGCGGTTGGTGCGGATCGGTCCGCCGAGGCTGAACCCGAACCGATGGTCGTGCGTGTCGGAGTTCGGGTTGTTGCGGGACACGCCGTTGAGCGTCTGCGCGTACGTGCGCGCGTTCAGTTCGTTGGAGTTGAAGTCGTAGAACGACGTGCCGCGCACCTGGTTCGCGCCGCGCTTGGTGGACACCACCACGCCGGCCAGGCCGCCGAACTCCGCACTGTACGAGTTGGAGAGCACCTGCACTTCGGCGATGGCGTCGAGGCCTGGTGCCGCATTGGACAGCTCGCCGAAGATGCCGGCCGACGAGGGCTGGCCGTCCTGCACGTAGGACGCACCGTACGTGCGGCCGCCGAGGAACTGGATCGCGTCGAAGCCACCGACGACGTTCGGGTTCAGCGTGAGGAAGTCCTGGATGTCGCGGCTGTTGCGCGGCAGGTCGCGCAACTGCTGCGCGTCGAGCCCGCGTGCAATCGACGGACTCTCCACCGAGATGTTCTGCCCCTCGACCACGACGGTGATCACGTCCTGCACGTCGCCGACCTCGAGCGGCAGGTCGGTTCGGATCGTCGACGCCGCCCTGAGTACGAGACCCGTGCGGCGAGCCGCCTTGAATCCGCCGAGCGTGACGTCGACCGTGTAGGTGCCAGGACGCAGGTTCGCGACCTCGAACAGGCCCTGGTCGTCGGTCACCGCATCGCGCGTGACTCCCGTGTCTTCGTCGGTGATGACGATGGAGGCGCCGGGAAGGACGCCGCCCTGTGCGTCGGTGATGGCACCGCGAATCGTGCCGAGTGTCGACTGCGCCGGCGCTGACCGCGCGACGAGGCACACGAGGCAGATCGGGATCAGCCACAGACGAACGAGCAAGCCCGCTCGAAGAGCGGACGAGCTCGTGGAGGACGAGTGCATTCGAGACATGCGAACTCCAGGCCGCAACGTCATGCTCACGCCAGTGCCCGGCACGGATGTCGTGCCTGGTGATGTGCTGGTTCATCAGCATGCTAGGCCCGACTTCGGCGGCGCGCAATGACAATCTCGCGGAGGCATCCAGCGCCACCTCGCGCCGGCCGCACGCGCACGCCTGCGGCAGCGTCCCCCGAGCAATGATCCGCGCGTCCTGCTATCGTACGGCCGCTCCCGCTGTGGGAGCAGGATGCCATCAACCGGACCGTCTCGCACCGCTACGGGCCGCACGGTGCCGGCGACGCCGGCGGTGCTGGAGTCGCGCACGTCATCGAGGAACTCACGTCGTGTCCAGATACAACTTCGGCTGCGGCAACATGCGCAGGGACGGCTTCGTCAACGTCGACGTTCGCCCGGATTCCGCGGCGGACGTGGTGGCCGACGCCTGGCAGACGGACATGTTCGAGCCGGACTCGGCGGAACTCGTCTACTCGCGGCACATGCTCGAACATCTCGACCCTGATGACGGGCGTCGCACGTTGCGAGCCTGGTTCGCGCTGCTGCGGCCCGGTGGGGTCCTCAACGTCATCGTGCCCGACGTCCTCTTTCATGCGAGGCAGATTCTCGGGCTCGCAGAGGGTCCGTTCGACAAACAGTTCGACCATGCGTGCGCCGGCTTCTGGGGATGGCGCGATCCGCAGCGCGGCGGCCATCGCGAAGATGCCCATCGATGGGGCTACACGGAGGAATCGTTGACGCTCGAGCTCACGACCGCCGGGTTCCAACAGGTCCAGCGCGTGACACACGGCGCTGACGGCGATCCGTGGCATCTGAACCTCACGTGCCGCAAGCCGGCATCATCAGCGTCGCAGGCACTGGATTAGTCGCGGCCATGCGCCAGTCATCGCTGTCGGGCATCGTGCTGCTGGCTGCCCTCGCGGCTGCCGGCGTCGTGTCGTGGGCGTCAGGACCACAGGCCGCACAGCCGCAGCTGCCGCGCCCCAACATCCTCTGGATCACGAGCGAGGACAACGGGCCGGAACTCGGTGCATACGGCGACGCGTACGCCACCACGCCGAGTCTCGATCGGCTTGCCGCGCGCGGGTTCCGCTACCGCACCGTGTGGTCGAACGGGCCGGTGTGCGCTGCGTCGCGCACCGCGCTGATCCTTGGCGTGTATCCGGAGTCGACAGGCGGCGAGCACATGCGCAGCTATGTGCCGCTGCCCGGCGACATGCGTCTGTATCCCGCGCTGCTGCGCGACGCGGGTTACTACACGACCAACAGCGCGAAGGCCGACTACAACTACGGCAACACGGGGACCGTCTGGGACGAGCAGTCCAACACGGCGCACTATCGGAACCGCCCACCAGGCCAGCCCTTCTTCGCCGTGTTCAACAGCACGGTCACGCACGAATCGCAGATCCGCACGCGCCCGCACAAGGCGGTGCACGATCCGGCAGGCGTCACGGTGCCGGCGTACATGCCCGACGTCCCGGTTGTCCGCCAGGACTGGGCGCAGTACTACGACCGGATCACGGAGATGGACACGTTTGTCGGCCTGCGGCTCGCCGAACTCGACGCCGACGGCCTGGCCGGCGACACCATCGTGATGTACTTCGGCGACCACGGCTCCGGCATGCCGCGGTCCAAGCGCTTCCCGTACGACTCGGGCCTGCGCGTGCCGCTCATCGTGTACGTGCCGCCGAAGTATCAGCACCTGATCCCGGTCGAGGCGCGCGTGCCCGGCGCGGAGGTCACGCGCCTGGTGTCGTTTGTCGACTTCGCGCCCACGTTGCTCAGTCTTGCCGGCGTCGCGCCGCCCGCGTGGATGCAGGGGCACGCGTTCCTCGGCCCGCACATGGTGCCGGCGCCGGGGTTCATCTTCGGCTTCCGCGGGCGCATGGACGAACGGTACGACCTGAGCCGCAGCGTGCGCGACGCTCGCTACGTCTACATCCGCAACTACATGCCCCATCGTCCCTGGGGGCAGCACGTCGGCTACATGTTCGAGACGCCCGCCACCGCGACCTGGAAGCGGATGTACGACGAAGGCCGTCTCAACGCCACGCAGCGCGCGTTCTGGGAACCCAAGCCGCACGAGGAGTTGTACGACCTCGATGCCGATCGCTGGCAAGTCGACAACCTCGCGGAGTCACCCGCGCATGCCGCGGCGCTCGCACGGCTGCGCGAGGCGCTCGACGCGCATCAGCGGCGCACGCGAGACGTCGGCCTGCTGCCCGAGTACATGCTGCACCGCGATCCGCAGATCACGCCCTATGCGCTGCGCGAGGATCGCTCGCGATACGACTTCGAGCGCGTGCAGACGATGGCGCGGCAGGCGGCGGACGCCCGTGTGCCGCTCGACGACATCAGGCCCATGCTGGCCGACAGCGATCCGGCCGTCCGGTATTGGGCAGCCACCGGCGTCGTGATTCGCGGCCGGGACGCCGTTGCGGCCGCGCGTGCCGATCTCGTTCGACTGCTCGGCGACGGCGACCCCGGCCCGCGCATCGCCGCTGCGGAGGGATTGGCGCGGTTCGGTTCGGCTGCCGAGCGCGATCGCGCCATCGCCCGACTGGTGGCCGACAGCGATCCGGTCAGACACGGCGAGTTCGCGGCACTGCTTGCCGCGTACAGCCTGAATCAGGTGACCGACCTGCCCGCCGCGGTGCGGGACGCCATTGACGCGTTGCCCGCGACGCCGGCCGATGCCGGCCGCACACGCCGGCAGCGG is from Acidobacteriota bacterium and encodes:
- a CDS encoding PIN domain nuclease, with the protein product MGAERARPVVLDTGALIAFERNDRRVRTLVELAVAHHRALHAPAGVIAQAWRDGRTQARIARLLGSDTVNITALDGNEARAVGVLCRETGTSDVVDASVVLVARRYSALVVTSDPGDIGRIDASLDLVAC
- a CDS encoding YjbQ family protein, with amino-acid sequence MVHQTLERLTVATRGRGFYEITRDVQARVADAGIRTGLCTLHLQHTSASLLIQENADPDVRRDFERFFARLVPDGDALFVHTVEGGDDMPAHIRTALTTVNLSVPVADGRLCLGTWQDIYVWEHRTSPHTRSVVVHLIGDAR
- a CDS encoding aldo/keto reductase, whose translation is MAPFTRRAFLKTGLAAGTLAATGSLSVSARRRSATDAVTLGRSGVTVTRLAFGTGSFSGRVQRDLGQDGFTRLVRHAYDNGIRFFETAESYGEMHRMLGIALKGIPRDTYQIMSKVTTRDGVDPQQKFDELRRLANTEYFDIMLLHWQHTATWPTDTARWQDAILDVQSRKIVLGHGASVHGLPALRRVPGNAWLDVAMIRVNHTGKAMDAEDYATQGLGNVPEVVSHVHAVRKQGMGVVGMKLVGEGAFGREDRRKAMRFAFRDAGVDCVTVGYKSPAEIDEAIENLNLALA
- a CDS encoding SDR family NAD(P)-dependent oxidoreductase; the protein is MTGLSAGAQPAAAPAPDARVAFVTGSTDGLGRELARRLAAQGAHVIVHGRNGERGQALVAEIEKAGKGSARFYRADFASLAEVRTLADAITRDYSRLDLLVNNAGIFLRDERQVSADGHELTFAVNYLAGYILTHRLLPLLEKGRAPRIINVSSRSAAPIDFTDVMIERGYTGYRAYSQSKLAQVMFTIDLAEELKSKGIVVQAVHPATGMDTNMIASVGMTPRTTIDEGADAVMAAIATDAPSGSYFLGKVVSPPHAQATDADARRQLREISTRLTMK
- a CDS encoding TonB family protein, with product MTTPRSTMNDRWRCSHRRQTCGDGRTAEATTDAEGRFFFAGVDDGRYALAASVPGFVPVSQTIQFAQLADWTRIVTLQVDAIKETLAVKAKRGSGAVAPASGPIRVRVGGHIKPPRRTHDVSPVYPDAARDAGYEGTVSIDAVIARDGAVIASRVTSPDVHPALATAAPGAVRQWRFSPTLLNRNPIEVVMTVSVAFTLE
- a CDS encoding PD40 domain-containing protein, which encodes MRARSPRMTAAVLAAVVLPKPALPSFSVLPVQERRDATRVHAAASMAANGLVIAFESFAALVPEDRNGTRDVYLADLATSEIVLVSRTPDGRAGNGPSHTPSISADGARVAFTSAAPDLAQGDRGQRSHVFVFERSSRRVTLLSGDSVASIVPTESHAPRISADGRIVAYQMAAGAAGAHAGCVEVIRVEVDTGTRQCVSCVPDNEHRDAVHATRPGLSADGSTIVYLRRLARSQPADHEIWLHAHTRNAALRLDGIGPGSRTMDEVLTPEMSADGRWLTFAAYPRRTAGTDGRRASQIYVQALPNGRPMLVTATAAGRPANGNSLLPSMSADGARIAFQSTASNLPCGRSVPRCDDINLVADVFIWDRSTRHITRITPPSGHPPWLNPSEAPVLSGDGRVVAFLSRQPVSADDERSHFNLYVVRSDTQAISGSGP
- a CDS encoding TonB-dependent receptor, which gives rise to MLVRLWLIPICLVCLVARSAPAQSTLGTIRGAITDAQGGVLPGASIVITDEDTGVTRDAVTDDQGLFEVANLRPGTYTVDVTLGGFKAARRTGLVLRAASTIRTDLPLEVGDVQDVITVVVEGQNISVESPSIARGLDAQQLRDLPRNSRDIQDFLTLNPNVVGGFDAIQFLGGRTYGASYVQDGQPSSAGIFGELSNAAPGLDAIAEVQVLSNSYSAEFGGLAGVVVSTKRGANQVRGTSFYDFNSNELNARTYAQTLNGVSRNNPNSDTHDHRFGFSLGGPIRTNRTFFFGNYEGGRLKALGGGAQAIVPTQAMRAGDFSGSSFVIRDPTTGLPFPGNRIPAGRLDPAAQKIVAMFFPDPNQAGLANGYGTYRQILPLERTRDRADLRIDHELTSNDSLFGRVSWQRRDPDAFTFENTGGNGGGGLTNLGILERSSRAMTVATGWTRTFTNTIVNEFRMGYSADVRDRRSQYIAGQVGASVGVEVPALAQGVPGYPQFIFGGANRPSDIRDQRQNTFRDLDQSAFSISNTTTWVKGRHSLRFGGNYARNFATDGYSTGANESKGQYNFTGWATGNAFADFLLGLPNTVREQRNTRGDLPMDTVSNDWALFVQDDFKVSPALTLFLGLRYEVVGVFVDRNDIFANFVLDDGGHHVVPNAQVAALLPPGAVALGRTQLASDVGVGPGLMKTDRNNFSPRVGFAYRIGPEARTVVRGGFGIFHPTGAAQGARDIMSRNPFRYAITRNRATLQNGFTTGTVSTSQGFGNQGLDINLESPDIYQYNLTLERELPGDLGLRVSYLGSTMRKLLVTREANSVPASSVPLGDIYEDPEAQARLPYPIYGTYLNMTTNAGEGQFNALQIEVNRRWRRGFAINAAYTLSGSNSNAPDSGNSTIGVIQYDPYDIEKDRGPDPNVVKHRVVFNSTWDIPIGRERPVGSTMPVWADAIVGGWTLSSIVQARSGPNLTPFYVWGTDPLYPANTGVGLDGVGQFGESWRPDVTGDPNTGGTRARFFDVSAYRLPADGTLGNAKKGSLKGPGTWIANFAIYKDIVRASGVQVQFTAMLDNAFNHPQFFVPGLGTGGFVDLTDYLLNGLDDNGTTGVLGADTVGNVEGFAAGRVIRLGLRLRF
- a CDS encoding methyltransferase domain-containing protein, translated to MRRDGFVNVDVRPDSAADVVADAWQTDMFEPDSAELVYSRHMLEHLDPDDGRRTLRAWFALLRPGGVLNVIVPDVLFHARQILGLAEGPFDKQFDHACAGFWGWRDPQRGGHREDAHRWGYTEESLTLELTTAGFQQVQRVTHGADGDPWHLNLTCRKPASSASQALD